A single Dechloromonas denitrificans DNA region contains:
- a CDS encoding NAD(P)/FAD-dependent oxidoreductase, which produces MNRDILIIGGGIFGASIAYALARRGLGERVLLLERQQLAGAATSRAAALVTLVRDKSHFIPLVQETRRAIEAMRADFSEDVGLRQVGALYASSTAGAADLDRLAASCGEFGILSEKLTPDEAIRHSPWLNPAAFDTAVLFPQEAYVEPYLLSTAYSRSAAHLGVRIRLAADVRRICCANDRVSGVELRSGEVLPAAIVINAAGAWAGLLCAELGVPLPMAPVRSQYWITEPDAIFPRQGPIVLLPEIRAYARPEIGALLFGIRESRTAVADPRLLPADLSGFVFDPSDPDGWENLADGAEQLRRYFPAIDRLGIAHYITGPSNYTPDGNLVVGAVDRIAGLFVAAGCNGAGIAVSGGVGRLIAEQITDQACFVDAAPHRVERQGLFDPFAPEFLNLCAAARSRKTSG; this is translated from the coding sequence ATGAATCGTGACATCCTGATCATCGGCGGCGGCATTTTCGGCGCCAGCATCGCCTATGCGCTGGCCCGGCGCGGCCTCGGCGAGCGCGTGCTGCTGCTCGAACGCCAGCAGCTGGCCGGCGCCGCCACCAGTCGCGCCGCCGCCCTCGTCACGCTGGTTCGCGACAAGTCGCATTTCATCCCGCTGGTCCAGGAAACCCGCCGGGCGATCGAGGCGATGCGTGCCGACTTCTCGGAAGATGTCGGCCTGCGCCAGGTCGGCGCGTTGTACGCCAGCAGCACCGCCGGCGCCGCCGATCTCGACCGGCTGGCCGCCAGTTGTGGCGAATTCGGCATCCTCAGCGAAAAGCTGACGCCGGACGAGGCGATCCGCCACTCGCCGTGGCTCAACCCGGCGGCCTTCGACACGGCCGTGCTGTTCCCGCAGGAGGCCTATGTCGAACCCTATTTGCTGAGTACCGCCTACAGCCGTTCGGCGGCCCACCTCGGCGTCCGCATCCGGCTCGCCGCCGATGTCCGGCGAATCTGCTGCGCCAACGACCGGGTCAGCGGGGTCGAACTGCGTTCCGGCGAAGTCCTGCCGGCCGCCATCGTCATCAATGCCGCCGGCGCCTGGGCCGGTCTGCTCTGCGCCGAACTCGGCGTGCCCCTGCCGATGGCGCCGGTCCGCAGCCAGTACTGGATCACCGAGCCGGACGCCATTTTCCCGCGCCAGGGACCGATCGTGCTGCTGCCGGAAATTCGTGCCTACGCCCGGCCGGAAATCGGCGCCCTGCTCTTCGGCATCCGCGAAAGCCGCACGGCGGTGGCCGATCCCCGGCTGCTGCCGGCCGATCTGAGCGGCTTCGTTTTCGACCCGAGCGATCCGGACGGCTGGGAAAACCTGGCCGACGGCGCCGAGCAACTGCGCCGCTACTTCCCGGCCATCGATCGCCTGGGCATCGCCCATTACATCACCGGCCCGTCGAACTACACGCCCGACGGCAATCTGGTCGTCGGCGCGGTCGACCGCATCGCCGGGCTGTTTGTCGCGGCCGGCTGCAACGGCGCCGGCATTGCCGTGTCGGGCGGCGTCGGCCGGCTGATTGCGGAACAGATCACCGACCAGGCCTGCTTCGTCGACGCCGCCCCGCACCGGGTCGAACGGCAGGGCCTTTTCGATCCCTTCGCCCCCGAATTTCTCAATCTTTGCGCCGCCGCCCGCTCGCGCAAGACCTCGGGCTAA